DNA from Deinococcus yavapaiensis KR-236:
CTGCCTCCCGTCGAGGTTCACCTTGTCGTGCAGAACGTCAGGTGTGCTTGAAGACTTCCATGAGTTCGTCGCCGATTTTCTGCTCGTCGCCACGCTCGTGGGCAGGGGCGACGTGCAGCCCAGCAAGTCGCCGGTCGCCGCTCCGTCGAGCTCGCCTTGAATGGCCTTGAGCTGCTTGAGGACGTCGACGCAGTAGGCGGCGGGGTGATCGAGGGAAACGCGGACGCTTTCGAGTTGCCCGCGTGCGATGGCAAGTCGCCGTGGTGCTTTCTCGCGGGCGTCTTCGAACATGCACGGGTGAGGCTCGGTGTGTGCGTCGCAGGATTCGCCTCGAGGAGTGAGGTCAGTCTCGAAGGTGGTTGCATCGGTCGCCATGGCTCGGCCCTCCTCGCTCAATCATGCACCCACCCAGAGGGGATGTAAAGACCTCGTAGAAAATATCCTGACAAGAGCGGGTCTTTATCGAGATATTTTCAATATCCCCGAGGGGGGTATACTCTTGATGTCGGGCGATCCTTGCCAAGGGATCAGGAACAAGGAGAGGACCATGTCCCACGTCAACCCCACCTCGCCCAAGTCAAGCCAACTCGGCCTGCCACTCCTCGTCATCGCCGCCGCCCAGTTGATGCTCGTCCTCGACGACTCCATCGCCAACGTCGCCCTGCCCA
Protein-coding regions in this window:
- a CDS encoding metal-sensing transcriptional repressor, encoding MATDATTFETDLTPRGESCDAHTEPHPCMFEDAREKAPRRLAIARGQLESVRVSLDHPAAYCVDVLKQLKAIQGELDGAATGDLLGCTSPLPTSVATSRKSATNSWKSSSTPDVLHDKVNLDGRQA